One genomic region from Nostoc sphaeroides encodes:
- a CDS encoding phosphate/phosphite/phosphonate ABC transporter substrate-binding protein, producing MSVMKKSLLGAGAAFAVLTGLVASTVGAMQATIANPTTNQQTPRLLAQGQKTLTIVFPSRADSTDLQNKANAVGAFLSKELGIPVVAQVGDDTAAVEALRANRADVAFLSSRPALKARQLANASLYLAEVRSTYSGRYTYSSTFVVPKNSPLKTQNSAKATLEQLRGKKIAFTSPTSGSGFIIPVAELVKQKFVPNRDRLDSFFGQVSYGGNYSKALQAVVRGQADVAVVSEYALNPPYITAEEKNQLRVLHKINGVPAHGIAIDDDVPAPTREKIINALLKLNKSENNKLLSDLYNSTELVRINHDRHLAVMRDALQVAGIEP from the coding sequence ATGAGTGTGATGAAAAAGAGCTTATTGGGTGCTGGCGCGGCATTTGCAGTGCTTACAGGTTTAGTAGCCAGCACAGTAGGGGCTATGCAGGCAACGATCGCCAACCCCACCACTAATCAACAGACACCACGCTTACTTGCCCAAGGGCAGAAAACTTTAACAATAGTTTTTCCCAGTCGTGCTGATTCCACAGACTTGCAAAATAAGGCAAATGCAGTAGGAGCTTTTTTATCCAAAGAGTTAGGAATTCCAGTCGTCGCCCAAGTTGGTGATGATACAGCTGCTGTGGAAGCTTTGAGAGCAAATCGGGCTGATGTCGCTTTTTTAAGTAGCCGTCCGGCTTTGAAAGCAAGACAATTAGCAAATGCCAGCTTGTATCTAGCCGAAGTTCGTTCCACTTATTCTGGAAGATACACCTATAGCTCAACATTTGTTGTCCCTAAGAATAGTCCCCTAAAAACTCAAAATTCAGCTAAAGCAACTTTAGAACAACTGCGGGGCAAGAAAATTGCTTTTACTTCCCCTACTTCTGGCTCTGGGTTTATTATCCCTGTGGCTGAGTTGGTCAAACAAAAATTTGTACCCAACCGCGATCGCTTAGATAGTTTCTTTGGTCAAGTTTCTTACGGCGGTAATTACAGCAAAGCCTTGCAAGCAGTTGTGCGTGGTCAAGCTGATGTGGCTGTTGTGTCAGAATATGCCCTGAATCCACCTTATATCACCGCCGAAGAGAAGAATCAGTTACGGGTTCTGCACAAAATTAATGGTGTACCTGCTCACGGTATTGCTATTGATGATGATGTTCCAGCCCCAACACGGGAAAAAATCATCAACGCCTTACTGAAATTAAATAAGTCGGAAAATAATAAATTGTTAAGCGACTTGTATAATTCCACAGAATTAGTGCGAATTAATCACGATCGTCACCTAGCAGTTATGCGTGACGCTCTGCAAGTTGCTGGCATTGAACCATAA
- a CDS encoding phosphonate ABC transporter ATP-binding protein, with the protein MNDYVIECHNLETAYTPSLNRPILNGINCQIKRGEFVVLLGLNGAGKSTLLRSLVGLVPSARGELLVNNVEMNPRTLPKIRRDVGMLFQGGGLIRQLSALENVLCGCLGKRTTWQTLLGFSKRDRMLALNLLEQLGLGELAFQKTSQLSGGQQQRVAIARTLIQSPQILLVDEPITGLDVVASQQVMETLSQLHTQQGMTIVAVLHDLGIAEKYAEQAIVLDAGRVVYQGLCDNLQAKFAQVSG; encoded by the coding sequence ATGAATGATTATGTTATTGAGTGTCATAACCTAGAAACAGCTTATACTCCATCTCTGAATCGTCCCATTCTCAACGGGATTAATTGCCAGATTAAACGCGGTGAATTTGTCGTTTTGCTGGGGCTAAACGGTGCTGGTAAGTCTACATTACTACGATCGCTAGTTGGACTAGTGCCATCAGCCAGAGGAGAATTGCTCGTAAATAATGTTGAGATGAACCCCCGAACACTGCCAAAAATTCGGCGCGATGTTGGCATGTTATTTCAAGGTGGCGGATTGATTCGGCAGTTATCAGCACTGGAAAATGTCTTGTGCGGATGCCTTGGTAAAAGAACAACTTGGCAAACACTGTTGGGATTTTCCAAACGCGATCGCATGTTGGCACTAAATTTATTAGAACAGTTAGGACTCGGAGAGTTAGCTTTTCAGAAAACCAGTCAGTTAAGTGGTGGACAGCAACAACGAGTAGCGATCGCTCGGACTTTAATTCAATCACCGCAAATTCTCTTAGTCGATGAACCCATCACAGGCTTAGATGTTGTAGCATCGCAACAAGTCATGGAAACTCTATCCCAATTGCACACTCAGCAAGGCATGACTATTGTCGCAGTTTTGCACGATTTGGGAATCGCAGAAAAATACGCAGAGCAAGCGATCGTCTTAGATGCTGGACGCGTCGTTTATCAAGGGCTTTGTGACAACTTACAAGCTAAATTTGCTCAAGTTTCCGGTTGA
- the phnE gene encoding phosphonate ABC transporter, permease protein PhnE, producing MSYFFKLKRLRFYPWLSSLLILLIVIVVYGWALRGLKLDFELLRSSWPYITDFITRLFPPDWKVLDIAIKALIETVQMSLWGTTIGAILSVPIAIASASNIAPGWLRSLANLLQNTVRSVPSIILGLIFVAATGLGAPAGTLALGIYTIGYLAKFYQQAIEAVDPRSLESLQVIGASKLQIAQYGILPQVLPLGLGYTFWMFEYNIRAASVLGVVGAGGIGFQLKSYIDGFEYTKATTMMLVLLVVVTVIDTFSSQLRHRLDSM from the coding sequence ATGAGTTACTTTTTTAAGTTAAAACGCTTACGCTTCTACCCTTGGCTGAGTTCTCTACTCATCTTATTAATTGTCATAGTAGTTTATGGTTGGGCTTTGCGAGGACTCAAACTCGATTTTGAACTGCTGCGTTCTAGCTGGCCATACATCACCGATTTTATTACCCGGTTATTTCCTCCCGATTGGAAAGTTTTAGATATTGCAATTAAGGCACTAATTGAAACTGTACAGATGTCTTTATGGGGAACTACCATTGGAGCAATTCTTTCTGTACCGATTGCTATAGCTAGCGCCAGCAATATTGCGCCTGGGTGGTTGCGATCGCTAGCTAATTTGCTGCAAAATACTGTACGTTCTGTCCCCTCAATTATTCTGGGGCTAATTTTTGTTGCCGCCACTGGCTTAGGCGCACCAGCAGGAACTTTAGCCTTGGGAATCTACACCATCGGCTACCTTGCCAAATTTTATCAACAGGCAATTGAAGCGGTTGATCCGCGTTCTCTTGAATCCTTGCAAGTTATCGGAGCCTCCAAGCTACAGATTGCTCAATACGGCATTCTCCCGCAAGTACTACCTCTGGGATTGGGTTACACCTTTTGGATGTTTGAGTACAACATCCGTGCTGCTTCTGTCTTGGGTGTAGTTGGTGCAGGTGGTATTGGCTTTCAGTTAAAAAGTTACATCGACGGGTTCGAGTACACCAAAGCAACAACCATGATGTTAGTGCTTTTGGTTGTAGTCACAGTCATTGATACTTTTAGTAGCCAATTACGTCATCGACTCGATTCTATGTAG
- a CDS encoding Rid family detoxifying hydrolase — protein MDAETLLEKYAEGQRNFRSENLSEENLKGADLSEIDLDNANLAGADLSGANLTGASLKSTNLTKASLTNTKLNSVSASSAIFAWTDLNGADLSWSNLSSTNLNYANLEQAKLTGVDLSSANLIYANLDTANLSGANLSSADLTAASLAEANLSKANLTKADLGQAYLIGSNLTLANLTEAILQSAKLQGSIFHRAYLHKVDLSGMNLADIDFTAASLQSTNFRKALLQGANLQKVNLRWANLIQANLDGANLKRADLTGADVYGATFKDADLTGAIMPDGEVYKPIASQLEIGKQETSLEKVISMTRKVINTDNAPAPVGPYNQAIAASGQFIFVAGQIAIDPRLGDVVYTDDVKKQTEQVLANLEAILTAAGATFQDVVKTTVFLADMNDFAAVNAVYAKYFPEDTAPARACVQVSRLPKDVLVEIDAIAVISG, from the coding sequence ATGGACGCTGAGACACTCTTGGAGAAATACGCCGAAGGACAACGGAATTTTCGTTCAGAAAATTTGAGTGAAGAAAATCTCAAAGGTGCAGACCTCAGTGAAATAGACTTAGACAATGCAAATTTGGCTGGAGCCGATTTAAGTGGGGCAAACCTAACCGGAGCAAGCCTTAAGAGTACGAATTTAACTAAAGCGTCTCTAACAAATACAAAGTTGAATTCGGTGAGTGCTTCTTCAGCAATTTTTGCTTGGACAGACCTTAATGGTGCTGACTTAAGTTGGTCAAATCTAAGTAGCACCAATTTAAATTATGCAAACTTAGAACAGGCAAAACTGACAGGTGTAGACCTAAGTAGCGCAAATTTAATCTATGCAAATTTAGATACAGCAAATTTAAGTGGAGCAAATCTTAGTAGTGCAGACCTGACTGCGGCTTCCTTAGCTGAAGCTAATCTCAGTAAAGCTAATCTAACTAAGGCAGATTTGGGTCAGGCGTACTTAATTGGATCAAACTTAACTCTGGCAAACTTAACTGAGGCAATATTGCAAAGTGCCAAACTCCAAGGAAGTATATTTCATAGAGCATATTTGCACAAAGTTGATCTCTCAGGCATGAATTTAGCTGATATAGATTTCACAGCAGCATCTCTTCAAAGTACAAACTTTAGAAAAGCATTACTCCAAGGAGCAAATTTACAAAAAGTCAATTTGCGATGGGCAAATTTAATCCAAGCAAATTTAGATGGAGCAAATTTGAAAAGGGCTGATTTAACTGGAGCAGATGTCTATGGGGCAACCTTTAAAGATGCTGACCTAACTGGTGCGATAATGCCAGATGGAGAAGTCTACAAACCGATCGCTTCTCAGCTAGAAATCGGTAAACAGGAAACATCGTTAGAGAAAGTAATATCTATGACCCGTAAAGTAATTAATACTGATAACGCACCCGCACCAGTCGGCCCTTATAATCAAGCGATCGCAGCTTCTGGTCAATTTATATTCGTGGCTGGACAAATTGCCATCGATCCCCGCCTTGGTGATGTTGTCTACACTGATGATGTCAAAAAGCAAACCGAGCAGGTATTAGCTAACCTTGAAGCCATCCTCACGGCAGCCGGAGCGACTTTCCAAGATGTCGTAAAAACCACTGTATTTTTAGCTGATATGAATGATTTTGCGGCAGTGAATGCCGTTTATGCTAAATATTTCCCAGAAGATACAGCCCCAGCGCGGGCTTGTGTTCAGGTATCGCGCTTACCTAAAGATGTGTTAGTAGAAATTGATGCGATCGCTGTAATTAGCGGTTAG
- a CDS encoding NUDIX domain-containing protein, producing MTYRNPAPTVDIIIELVDRPHRPIVLIERHNLPLGWAIPGGFVDYGEAVEVAARREAQEETGLQVELVEQLLVYSDPNRDPRQHTISIVFLATATGEPVAGDDAKGVGIFEYWRVPGNLCFDHDRILRDYWRYRHYGIRPRLG from the coding sequence ATGACTTACCGAAATCCTGCACCGACAGTTGATATCATCATTGAACTAGTAGATCGACCTCATCGGCCAATAGTGTTAATTGAAAGACATAATCTACCCTTGGGTTGGGCTATTCCGGGTGGTTTTGTGGATTATGGCGAAGCGGTGGAAGTGGCGGCGCGGCGAGAAGCCCAGGAGGAGACGGGTTTGCAGGTGGAGTTAGTTGAACAATTACTGGTGTATTCTGACCCAAATCGCGATCCGCGTCAGCATACCATTAGCATTGTGTTTTTGGCGACAGCTACGGGGGAACCTGTGGCTGGAGATGATGCTAAGGGTGTAGGCATTTTTGAGTATTGGCGAGTGCCTGGTAATTTATGTTTTGACCACGATCGCATTCTGCGCGATTATTGGCGATATCGGCATTATGGGATACGTCCAAGGTTGGGGTAG